CAGGCTATTTTAAttatgtccttactatgtttctgtgcctgggaacatttcagttgcactCCTGTCTATGaaagggtcagagagctcttagacttaatcaaaaaatatcttatttgtgtaattaatatattttttttttgggggggggggggggtgaactatcccttccaCCTATCAAGAGATGGCAATATAGTACCCTCAGCAAGTTGGTTTTAGTCAAAGTCGAGTGTTATTTACACATTGCAAACCAAATGTAAGAAAGATCACAAAATACAattacttcaaaataaataaatacatccaaTAAAAACAAGGTGAAAACAACACCTGATCTGAGACCTGACTTTAACAGCAATTTCCTAGTTTGGAAAAGTAATAACTCTGTCTGTGCCTCAACATttccatatataaatatatatatatatatatatatatatatatatatatatatatatatatatatatatatatatatatacacacacacacacatatatatatatatatatatatatatatatatatatatattttttttttttttttttttttttttttttaaacatcagagAGTAGAAGAAAAATACTGGACAAGACAACAAGAAATAAAGgaagagaggaaaaaagaaagaaagaaagaatataaaGAAAGATAGCACTTGTTTTTCTCAGACAGATCGAACTCTACTAGTTTATGAGCATATGACATTCACATGTGTTTGAGAGTATAAAAATAACAGACTGAGCAAGCCAGAACTCCCCACCCGGCACGATTTACCGCAATCACGACACACCCAGACACAACAACCGTACCAGCCACCCGCGTACatcacacaaacgcacacacacacacacacacacacacacacacacacacacacacacacacacacacacacacacctgtgggaCAAACATGACGTTTCCCAAAGTGATTCATTCCATTACGCagattttaacaatattacttctaaattaaattaatgtgggTTGACAATAACTTTGTTGTGAGCATAATGAAAGAGAGAAGTACAGATCTTCTGAATAAAGGGAAGATCAAAGTAAGAGAATGAAACTGTAAACAGCTGTTTTCAGTGTCCAACAGCAGCTGGTATCTGTTCTGTGTTATGGGGACAGAAATCACGTTACACGAAATCATCGTTTGAGCACGTAAAATGCGTTTGTTAACGGCTGAGTTGTGCTCAGCTGGATTTCAATGGAAACGAGAGCTCGCGCAGGGGGGCTGACAGACCGGTTATCGCGCTCCATCCGTGATGACCGCATTTCTTAAGGGCAGCGCGAGCTGTGGCTTCATGCGCACGCTCGCTCACTCCCCTCGAGTCATTTGGTGAGAGCAGGACGTGCAGATCCCTGACCTTTCCCTAGACtgctgaaaaaaagagagaggcggcgaaaaagaggaaaaattcacagtattgtgtgtgtgaatcatcCGGGAATCCATCTTTAAATCAGAACCGTGAAGACGCGAGCATGTGAACGCGCAAAGAGGCAACGAACGAACCTCGGAAACGTGAATTTTAGAGAATTATCGAATCGGTGGGATGAACGTGGAGCAGGGCAGGTTTGAAGGAATGATACGCAAGGGAAACGGCACGATGAGCGTCATGAGCGGCAGCGCGAACTCCACCATCACGCAGCCTCCCGGTGGACGGAGCCGTGGAGACTCGCGCTACCCGCAGTACGCGGCCCACCAGAGCGGTACGATGATGGTGAAACCCCAGAACGAGCCGGCGGACTTGGTCAAACGAGCCCTGGACTTCAAGACGCAAGGCACGCAGTGCTACAAGGATAAAAAATACCGCGAGGCCATCGGCAAGTACCACCGCGCGCTGCTGGAAATGAAGGGTCTGTGTCGCGTGCTGGGGGACCCTGACACCAGCAAGTCTCCCTCTACCGTCCTGACCAGCATCAGCAAGTCCAGCCTGACAGACGAGCAGAAAGGCGCGGTGGAGAATGCGGAGCTGGAGTGCTACAACAGCCTGGCAGGTGAAAACACACATCATGTTTCTCCACTTTGACTAGAGGATTTTCAGTGCACTTAGGTCACTCTGTTTTCTATGTATGCCACCTGTTAAGACTGAATGCAAGACAAGCAGAccataatattaaaattagtgcTAGCTTTCAGCGGCAAACTGCTAGATTTGGTTTCTCCGACCCTGAGTATGCCTTGAAAGAAATTAATCTGCGAGTGAATGTCTTCAATTCTGCATGTATAATGACGTCATGATCTGTCTTGATTACAGGTCTTGTTCTTACGTTTGATTATTAAACTGCAGAAAACATGATTAAGTATCATAAACAAGAATCATCAATTTTGCATTGGTGCCATTCGTTCTGTCTGTGTTTGCATGTAGCATGTCTGTTGCAGATGGAGCTAGTGAATTATGAACGGGTGAAAGAGTACTGTCTGAAGGTTTTGAGAAAGGAGGGTGAGAATTTTAAAGCCCTGTATCGCTCTGGTGTGGCGTATTATCATCTGGGAGACTTCAACAAAGCCCTGCACTACCTGAAGGAGTCACACAAACAGCAGCCCACAGGTCAGTTGGATCAAACTCTCACACACTACACTAAGGTTCGTGGACCTCGTAAGTCTGGCTCAGATCTCACTGCACAACCACGGAAAGAAGTGAGAGTGCAACACCAAATGTTAACTTTTCCAGTGGCCTTGGTTCCATTATTCATTTCCTATCCATTTAGGTACTGTACCTTTAGAAATGTTAGCGTTGGAACATAACGACGCTCTGAAATGAACCACAACACtgcaacattttatttgttaGAAATATGATATATTGTTGAGAATTGCAAAGTTGATAAAGAGTGAGTTGCTCTTAAATGACATTACAATGCAGATGaagtaattatattaaatttgcaACAATGGAAACCAATGAGGTCATTTTACAACAAACATCTCAAAGAACAAGTGAAAAAGATTTTAGAAAATGCTAGTGTAGTCTGAATCACTTGCCAGTAGGAtgataatatactgtattatGTGTAAATCATCTTCTTTTATACTCTATACTAATTCGCAAAACACTATCTCAGCATTTAAGGGCTTCATTTGAGCTCTTACTCAAGTCTTATGAGTTCAGGTGCAAGTACAAGAAGCAGCTTCTGAACCCAAAACACCTGATCTTCAGGACAACAGTGATTGTgctgataaattaataataaataaccacAAAACCGaaaagatttttctttcattacaCTTCCTAGCCATGTTTTCTCAGTTAAAACAGTTGTTTCCTGTTTGTCTATGCATGTGGAACAGACACAAACGTCATCCGCTACATCCAGCTCACGGAAATGAAGATTCGACGAAATGCCCAGAGAGAGAAATCAGAAGTTCCATAAAAACAGCAGCTCCCACTCGAATAGCTTTCCACTGCGGACACCCCACACTTCCCTCGTCGCACTCTCTGTGGATGAGGTTCGGCATTTCACGGAAGACTTTATTCCAGTGCGGGTCAACACACTTGCCTCAGTCCTGTCAGAAACAATCTTCTGGCTCAGAATGAAGAGCTGAATCAGGTGTGCTGTGTCCTGCAGTAGACTGTGGAGACCAGGGATGGAGTCTACCAGGGATCTCAAAGGCATTTATTATGCTTTTTGAAGTACAGTAATGCTGTCAAAATGTTTGCTTTTATTCTTCGGTTATATTTAAGCTAAAAGCTAACAGATGTAGGTCTCTAAAAGCAGTCGTGGTCTGAAGTTGTGCTCCACAGCACACCCTCAGATCATTATGTGGCTGGTGAAGCATAGTTTACATATTCCTACAGCTTtttcatttgcatattgtttCCAGATCAtgacaaatatgtttttattagagATTCTGAATCAGTTTTGCTAGAAACACATGCAGCTCATTCATTTGAAGTGTAGTCAAGTGTCACTACCAGTGAAACGATGCCAATCATATACTACTATATAACCTACTCTTCACTTGACACCCACATTCAAATCGCAGTGGGAAAgatctcacacatacacacagagtggGCTtaggtgtacacacacacacacacacacagtggataTGAGTGTAAGCATGTGAATCAATCACAGTCTGACACGCATACAAAAGCATGTAGGAAAAATAAAACTGTGGTCATTGTTATACATAGGAGAGTGTGTTTTTTTCTGTCCATGCTGAGTTGATTTATCTCTGATTCTTACTGATGGTGAGGAGTGAAGATGTTAGTTTGATGATAATCTTTTAATTTTGAAAGACAAGGGATTTTATCTTTCACTGTACTCAACTGCTTATTATGGGTTTTACTTGCAGCTAAACAGCAGGTAAAACAAAACTGTCCAATTCTGTGCTCCATTCTGGTTGCTATGGTGAGGTTGCATAGAAATCTTTCTTGGGGACAGATGGGAAATCTGTCCTAGTCATGCTGTGTGTGTAACATAAGAATGAAATTTAATTCAATTGCAAATATTCAGTTTTTCTTAAATttgccaaataaaataaaattgggttGTATTACTACAAaacaataatttcacatttaataaatcccttatatatattaatttattcaaatataaataatattttaataagccaatatttaaataaaatggtgAAAAGGATGGGTAAAAGTTTATCAAATGGCTAATCACAGTACATAAAAGGAACACTCTTCTTTTGAAAATTGGCTAATTTTAAGTTTTACCACTTTttatccattcagccgatctctggttctggcggtagcactttagcttagcttagcatagatcattgaatctgattagaacATTAACATCTTGCTCAaaagagtttttatatttttcctatttaaaacttgggTGAATACATTGTGTATTAAGactgacggaaaatgaaaagtatagAATGGAAAAGTCTGGTCTACATAAATGATAAAGTAGAGATTTCTGGCTCAGTGCaggaccaaaaaaaataaaataaaaacaccttttccagaaaacctttaaaatacaaaattcaaatctactgatgcatataaataaagtcataaaacaaacacttacattctttttctttctactAGTTTGAAACAAGATGTTGTGGAAGCAAAATTGATCAGTGCATGAAAAAATAATGGGTCTGTCTTTTCTTAATGCTTATATTAATAGAGATGAAATAGagcatgcattttgaaaatgGCAGTCAAGTCTCATTTACTTGCTGTGAGGATGATAATATGTGAAAATTATTTTCTGGAATGTATTCTATCCTAAGACAGTCAGTCACAAAACACCACATCTCAGCATTTCAGGGCTTTAATTGAGCTCTTACACAAGTCTAATGTGCTCGGGTGCAAGTACAAGTTTCATAGCAGCAGCTTCTGAACCCAAAACACCTGCTCTTCAGGACAACAGTGATTGTGCTGATAAATGATTGCAGATGCTCCTGATGATGGCTACACATTCCTTTAAGCCATAAAAAAAGACCATTGTTCGACATACAGATGGAATGAAATGAGAGTTCCGAAATCCCCAGCCAAATTTTCTTGCCAGATTTCAGGACTCTGCATTCTACTGCAAGTTCATTTTGCTGTTTGCTTGAAAAATAATGTTCAAAATCTGGTTTCAGGTGACAGAAAGGGGAAGACAGACACAAACAGTTGTTTTGGCTCTAAATGTTTTGTCTCTAGATGGCCTCTTCAGTGTAGAGATGAAAGATTGGATTGAGACGGAGGACAACACTGCTGTAAACATGCAAAAGAATGTTCACCTTGAATGTCTGAACATATTCAGACCTGTTTGTCTTCTTCAATTTTatcttaacaaaaatgtgaagaatataaaaataatttaaataaccaAAAAATTGCAAAACAAATTCAACATGCATTCTCAAAAATCTCCAACAAAAGTCAATGTACATACACCTTGGAATCCATCAGTTACACTGAACTGCatgcataacacacacacacattcacacatactgCACATGCACAAACACCGGAAGACTGCAATAATGTACCTGACTATTGTATAGCTGAAAATGTAGAGCCAATAAATTTAAACTTTTCTCTTTAAGACGTTTCCCCCTGTTTAATACTGATGGTTTGGATAGTGAAAAGGTCACTAAACAAGCATATTATTTGTGATAGACTATGTGCTGCATGCTACAGTGAAAACCACAGAACAATCAGTGATCTCAAACGGTCTAAATATGAGAAGTATGACAGAACGATACATTCATGAGACCGGGAAAAGCACTTCTAAAGTTGTACAATCTgattaatgtaatgaaaataaaacctGAAGTCTCCAATGAGTAGCAGAAATAAACCATCCACCATAAACCAGGTTCCCCAGTTAATCCGGTGCTATGTTCAGAGAGCTAAATCTACTATAAACATGCAGACatgtgtacagtacatacagagaGGAAGTCAATACAGCGCAGCAGGACAGCTGAGATAATACActcaatatgaataaaaaaagaagtttgtGTCCTGATAAAATGTCTTTTAAGATCTCAGGTGCAGACCCTGTACTTTTCTAAAGCACTCAGAAATCAGCCCGGCCATTAAAGAAGCATCtggattgtatttttatttgatagcTTATAATGCCTGGTGGTAAATAGTAGAGTTTACTGAAGAAGAGCTTATGAAAATGCACTGTTAGACCCCACACTGCAATAAACGATAttctttcttagttttttttttttgtcttgttttccattagaagcattcttaaatcaagatacaattactttgagaagaaaattatattaaaaaattctgaatatataacaaaattaatgaatgtaTGCTTAAAATGAGAAAACCCCCTTGAAATATGAGTTTCAAAATCATTATGATAGTACATTAACTTAAGTTTAGAGAGAGGGAACTCAATTCAGAGAAAATGATAAATTGCATTATGGCAACAACAAAAGTAGGTGTATAGCTGCACCGTATAGTGAACTCCACCCACTTAACTGTAGGGGGCTTCAAAGtcgcaaaaatacacaaaactacatacagttgctttaaattggacaaataatttttttaagcattaagtcacatcttttttttttttaagaaaacaggaCTTTTGATTCAGTCATTTTGATTTTCAAGGAAATGAATCTTGATTTAAGaagaaaaacattgcaaaataCAAAAGGAAGAAAATGAGGAGTGTATATATGTGttgaaaatctgtaatattgAATTGGATATAGTGAAGATCATAACTGCATCTGGATTATGCAAAAACCAAGCACATTTGGTTTATGCTGGGTAATTAATCCTTATCACTAAAAACAGTTCTTAATATTGTGAATACATatactgaaagaaaagaaaactttcaAACCAGACCAAGCTGGTCTTTGTTGGTCTTCTAGTCCAGTCAAGTTGGTCTGATGACTGGTTTAAGAGGGGGTTTTGGGCACTTGGGCGACCACCCAGCTAGCTTGACCAGGCTTAAACCAGCTTAAACCTTAAGTTTGCTAAAATAAGCTAACTATATTACTCTGGTTTAAGCAGTTTTTTCCTCCAGGGTATCTA
The Carassius auratus strain Wakin chromosome 38, ASM336829v1, whole genome shotgun sequence genome window above contains:
- the LOC113056782 gene encoding tetratricopeptide repeat protein 9A-like, which translates into the protein MNVEQGRFEGMIRKGNGTMSVMSGSANSTITQPPGGRSRGDSRYPQYAAHQSGTMMVKPQNEPADLVKRALDFKTQGTQCYKDKKYREAIGKYHRALLEMKGLCRVLGDPDTSKSPSTVLTSISKSSLTDEQKGAVENAELECYNSLAACLLQMELVNYERVKEYCLKVLRKEGENFKALYRSGVAYYHLGDFNKALHYLKESHKQQPTDTNVIRYIQLTEMKIRRNAQREKSEVP